Proteins co-encoded in one endosymbiont 'TC1' of Trimyema compressum genomic window:
- the rimP gene encoding ribosome maturation factor RimP, translating into MSISENIESKFRPIVEDLGYDLAYAEYLKEGQEWYLRFFINKSDGIDLTDCETVSRAIEPILDEEELVPNQYILEVSSLGLERPLRNNQDYEENIGSLVMAHLYTAINKKKIIIGILKDFGESVALESEGEVIMIPKKNISKINLIIDF; encoded by the coding sequence ATGTCAATAAGTGAAAATATTGAAAGTAAATTTAGACCTATAGTTGAGGATTTAGGCTATGATTTAGCCTATGCAGAGTATTTAAAAGAGGGTCAAGAATGGTACTTAAGGTTTTTTATCAATAAATCTGATGGTATTGATTTAACAGATTGTGAAACTGTTAGTAGAGCTATAGAGCCTATTTTAGATGAAGAAGAGTTAGTTCCTAACCAATATATTTTAGAAGTGTCTTCTCTAGGATTAGAAAGACCTCTTAGAAATAATCAGGACTATGAGGAGAATATTGGGAGTCTTGTAATGGCTCATTTATATACGGCAATTAACAAAAAGAAGATTATTATTGGTATTCTAAAAGACTTTGGAGAATCAGTTGCTCTTGAAAGTGAAGGAGAAGTAATTATGATACCAAAAAAGAATATTAGTAAAATTAATTTAATAATTGACTTTTAA
- the nusA gene encoding transcription termination factor NusA: MDNKELILAVKALEVEKVIDPEVLYTTIEAAIVSGIKKKQISDYKNEVKDTVEVAKPQYENLKAILDRETGKIDIYLLRTVVEEVTDELNEISVKEAKEKYHVFEIGSLVREPIKVDTKTMGRMVAQTAKQIITQKIREIERNNLYEEFAKKEKDIVTCVVTRKSLVEKGHLKDKKGHAILDSEGHPIVKEVYNVFLAINNGEFILPPDEQIENEIYTIGQRLKVYVINVKKTTKAPIVTISRRHKELIKRLFELEVPEIYDGTVVIKDIAREAGSRSKISVYSSNEEVDPIGACIGPKGARIGNVLQEIGQDTEPGEKIDIIVYSENPAIYIENALAPAKILDIRLNEDAKEAKVLVAKDVFSLAIGKDGQNVRLAARLTGWKIDIVSDEMVSSLDDVSMGSPEKEILEERAEAVVETIKDEDTGGGTDSED; encoded by the coding sequence ATGGATAACAAAGAACTTATTTTAGCGGTTAAGGCTTTAGAGGTAGAAAAAGTCATTGATCCAGAAGTGCTTTATACTACTATTGAGGCAGCTATTGTATCAGGGATTAAGAAAAAGCAAATTAGTGATTACAAAAATGAAGTGAAAGATACCGTTGAAGTGGCAAAGCCCCAGTATGAAAACCTTAAAGCTATTTTAGATAGAGAAACAGGTAAAATTGATATTTACTTACTAAGAACAGTAGTAGAAGAAGTTACAGATGAATTAAATGAAATCAGTGTAAAGGAAGCTAAAGAAAAATATCATGTATTTGAAATTGGCTCCTTAGTAAGAGAACCTATTAAAGTTGATACTAAAACCATGGGCAGAATGGTTGCTCAGACAGCTAAGCAGATTATTACACAGAAAATTCGGGAAATTGAAAGAAATAATCTTTATGAAGAGTTTGCAAAAAAAGAAAAAGATATTGTTACATGCGTAGTCACAAGAAAATCATTAGTTGAGAAAGGTCATCTTAAAGATAAAAAAGGACACGCTATTTTAGATAGTGAAGGGCATCCTATTGTTAAGGAAGTTTACAATGTATTCTTAGCCATTAATAATGGTGAATTTATTTTGCCACCTGATGAACAAATTGAAAATGAAATTTATACGATAGGACAGCGTTTAAAAGTCTATGTTATCAATGTTAAAAAGACAACAAAAGCACCTATTGTTACCATATCAAGACGTCATAAGGAATTAATTAAGCGTTTATTTGAATTAGAAGTACCAGAAATTTATGATGGCACTGTTGTTATTAAGGATATTGCCAGAGAAGCTGGGTCAAGGTCTAAAATATCTGTTTACAGTTCTAACGAGGAAGTGGATCCAATTGGCGCTTGTATTGGCCCAAAAGGTGCTCGTATTGGTAATGTGCTTCAAGAAATTGGTCAAGATACAGAGCCTGGTGAAAAAATTGATATTATTGTCTACTCAGAAAATCCAGCTATTTATATTGAAAATGCTTTAGCACCAGCTAAAATTCTTGATATTCGTTTAAATGAGGATGCAAAAGAAGCTAAAGTCTTAGTTGCTAAAGATGTTTTTTCATTAGCCATTGGTAAAGATGGTCAGAATGTGCGTTTGGCAGCCCGTTTAACTGGCTGGAAAATCGATATAGTAAGTGATGAAATGGTATCTAGCTTAGATGATGTTTCTATGGGATCTCCTGAAAAAGAGATTTTAGAAGAGAGGGCTGAAGCAGTAGTAGAAACCATTAAAGATGAGGATACAGGAGGTGGTACTGATAGTGAAGACTAA
- the rnpM gene encoding RNase P modulator RnpM, whose protein sequence is MKTKKVPQRSCVGCGLKTDKKSLVRIVKTPNGEIILDRTGKQPGRGVYICSKGECLTAAIKKKAIERALSCKISDDILVELNCAINDKNDQ, encoded by the coding sequence GTGAAGACTAAGAAGGTCCCTCAGAGAAGCTGTGTTGGCTGTGGACTGAAAACAGATAAAAAGTCTTTAGTCAGAATTGTTAAGACTCCTAATGGTGAAATCATTCTCGATAGAACCGGCAAACAGCCTGGGAGAGGTGTTTATATTTGTTCTAAGGGAGAGTGCTTAACAGCTGCTATTAAGAAGAAGGCAATTGAAAGAGCATTAAGCTGTAAAATCTCTGATGATATATTGGTGGAGTTAAACTGCGCCATCAATGACAAAAATGACCAGTAA
- the infB gene encoding translation initiation factor IF-2: protein MAKKRIYELAKEKGVSNKEILWILEKLNIKVKSHMSALESDQEQKINEYYKKLEKKVVAEKEEKKQVVQAKKIEEIKKEPEMEEKTAEKKSILKPMPKKVDSKKPVEKQEAVKSNQPVKKDSAPPSKKKEFNNSNKKGGYNSHNRQGGFNKKNNRYGKNKFKNNQPKEEVAEVVIKKITIGEEIQVKDLAMRMNKAAGEVIKKLMGLGAMATINQYVDFDTASLIAQEFGIEEVEFKSVKRQTKLKEIEDKPDTLKERPPIITVMGHVDHGKTSLLDAVRSANVMATEAGGITQHIGAYQINYKGRKITFIDTPGHAAFTSMRARGAKITDIAILVVAADDGVMPQTIEAISHAKAAEVPIIVAVNKIDKPGADPSRVMQQLTEHGLVPEEWGGDTIFVQVSAKKRENIDALLEMVLLVAEVEDLKANPNRLAEGFVLEAKLDREKGVVASLLVSKGTLKVSDMILTGESFGKIRAMMNDSGKRIKQAGPSMPVEVLGLSDVPEAGDIFQAVKDERLASHLANERKIVKKEEIAKKNQKVSLENLFEKISEENLKELNIILKGDVHGTVEALAQSIAGINTEEVKVNIIHEGVGAISETDVKLAMASNGLIIGFNVRPDTNAKKLAQEESVDIRLYRIIYEVLEDIKQAIGGLLDPDIKEVELGSAEVRQLIKVPKVGVIAGCYVVEGKITNTAKIRVVRDGVIVHEGDIDALKRFKDEIKEVAQGYECGISVVDFNDIKEGDILEAFTYETIARKID from the coding sequence ATGGCAAAAAAACGTATATATGAGTTGGCTAAAGAAAAAGGTGTAAGCAATAAAGAAATTCTTTGGATACTTGAAAAGTTAAATATTAAGGTGAAGTCTCATATGAGTGCATTGGAATCAGATCAAGAACAAAAGATTAATGAATATTATAAGAAGTTAGAAAAAAAGGTAGTAGCCGAAAAGGAAGAGAAGAAGCAAGTGGTGCAAGCAAAAAAAATAGAAGAAATAAAAAAGGAACCTGAGATGGAAGAAAAAACTGCTGAAAAAAAATCAATATTAAAACCTATGCCTAAAAAAGTGGATTCTAAGAAACCTGTTGAAAAACAGGAAGCAGTTAAGAGTAATCAACCAGTAAAAAAAGATAGTGCACCTCCTTCAAAAAAGAAAGAGTTCAATAACTCAAATAAAAAAGGCGGTTACAACAGTCACAATAGACAGGGAGGTTTTAACAAGAAAAACAACCGGTATGGCAAAAATAAATTTAAAAATAATCAGCCAAAAGAAGAGGTAGCTGAAGTAGTTATTAAAAAAATTACTATTGGTGAAGAAATTCAAGTAAAAGATTTGGCTATGCGTATGAATAAAGCAGCTGGTGAAGTTATTAAAAAGTTAATGGGCTTAGGGGCAATGGCAACTATTAACCAATATGTTGATTTTGATACTGCCAGTCTCATTGCCCAAGAATTTGGCATTGAAGAAGTCGAATTTAAGTCAGTTAAACGACAGACTAAATTAAAAGAAATTGAAGATAAGCCAGATACATTAAAGGAAAGACCGCCAATTATTACAGTTATGGGTCACGTAGACCATGGTAAAACATCTTTATTGGATGCAGTAAGAAGCGCCAATGTTATGGCAACAGAGGCTGGGGGGATAACTCAACATATTGGTGCTTACCAAATTAACTATAAAGGCAGAAAAATTACCTTTATTGATACACCAGGTCACGCTGCTTTTACATCTATGAGAGCTAGAGGCGCTAAAATTACAGATATTGCTATTCTAGTAGTAGCAGCTGATGATGGAGTCATGCCTCAAACTATTGAGGCTATTAGCCATGCCAAGGCGGCAGAGGTACCAATTATTGTAGCTGTAAATAAAATTGATAAACCAGGAGCAGATCCAAGTCGTGTGATGCAACAATTAACTGAACATGGTTTAGTACCTGAGGAGTGGGGCGGAGATACAATTTTTGTTCAAGTTTCAGCGAAGAAAAGAGAAAATATTGATGCTTTACTTGAAATGGTGCTTTTAGTAGCTGAAGTTGAAGACTTAAAAGCTAATCCAAATCGTTTAGCTGAGGGTTTTGTTTTAGAAGCAAAATTAGATCGAGAAAAGGGTGTTGTAGCGAGTCTGTTAGTATCAAAGGGTACTTTAAAAGTTAGTGATATGATTTTAACAGGGGAATCCTTTGGTAAAATTAGAGCTATGATGAATGATTCAGGTAAGCGTATTAAGCAGGCTGGTCCTTCAATGCCAGTTGAGGTATTGGGTTTGTCTGATGTACCTGAAGCAGGTGATATTTTCCAAGCAGTTAAGGATGAACGTTTAGCATCACACTTAGCTAATGAAAGAAAAATTGTTAAAAAAGAAGAAATTGCTAAGAAGAATCAAAAAGTCTCTCTTGAGAATCTTTTTGAAAAAATTAGTGAAGAAAATTTGAAAGAACTAAATATTATTCTTAAAGGTGATGTACATGGTACTGTTGAAGCTTTAGCACAGTCTATTGCTGGTATTAATACTGAGGAAGTTAAGGTTAATATTATCCATGAAGGTGTTGGGGCTATTTCAGAGACTGATGTAAAGTTAGCTATGGCATCTAATGGTTTAATTATTGGTTTTAATGTTAGACCAGATACTAATGCTAAAAAATTAGCTCAAGAAGAATCTGTAGATATTCGTCTTTACAGAATCATCTATGAGGTATTAGAAGATATTAAGCAAGCCATTGGTGGTTTATTAGATCCTGATATTAAGGAAGTTGAGTTAGGATCTGCTGAAGTAAGACAGCTAATTAAGGTGCCTAAAGTAGGTGTTATTGCAGGCTGTTATGTAGTGGAGGGTAAAATAACTAACACAGCTAAAATTAGAGTGGTCAGAGATGGTGTTATTGTTCATGAAGGTGACATTGACGCATTAAAACGCTTTAAAGATGAAATTAAAGAAGTAGCACAAGGTTATGAATGTGGTATTAGTGTTGTTGACTTTAATGATATTAAGGAAGGTGACATTCTAGAAGCATTTACTTATGAAACTATTGCTAGAAAAATAGATTAG
- the rbfA gene encoding 30S ribosome-binding factor RbfA produces MHKKSHKKERLGEELKKILGQAFLEDIKDPRIGFVTITKVDVTRDLSHAKVYISVLENQEEKDTMDALNKAKGHLRSIAARQLDLRVAPEITFVADESMAHSMKINRLLKEISKED; encoded by the coding sequence ATGCATAAGAAAAGTCATAAAAAAGAACGTTTAGGTGAAGAATTAAAAAAAATTTTAGGACAAGCTTTTTTAGAAGATATTAAAGATCCTAGAATTGGTTTTGTGACCATTACTAAAGTAGATGTGACAAGAGATTTATCTCATGCTAAAGTCTATATAAGTGTTTTAGAAAATCAGGAAGAAAAAGACACAATGGATGCTTTGAATAAAGCGAAAGGTCATTTGCGTTCAATTGCTGCACGCCAGCTTGATTTAAGGGTAGCACCAGAAATTACTTTTGTAGCTGATGAGTCAATGGCTCACAGTATGAAAATCAATCGTCTTTTAAAAGAAATTTCAAAAGAGGACTAG
- a CDS encoding DHH family phosphoesterase has translation MNKLVKALKNIADKRVCVTGHEAPDGDCIGSSLAMGYLMKQLGIETLVVNNDTIPSKYAFLQNNIVVQKLSSLTDVEKESIEVLIVLDSANEMRLGFNYREIFKNLEAVFNIDHHISNNKFGDINYVKPVGATAEIVTRIYLACQQIIDVEPATALYAGIMTDTGNLTYESTSYRTVNLVSRLYKMGAQTNLVRRNIYENESINKLEALKIVLNNLNVSKSGEIAYTFLSKKDIDSLQLISGDAEGYVDYPRKLDTCEVALFLKEFEEDVVKVSVRTKEKIDANKLASSFGGGGHFRAAGFRKKGPILEVAESIVAKIELGLNQNEWVD, from the coding sequence ATGAATAAACTAGTTAAGGCACTTAAAAATATTGCAGATAAAAGAGTGTGTGTAACGGGACATGAGGCTCCTGATGGAGACTGTATTGGTTCTTCTTTAGCTATGGGTTACCTGATGAAGCAATTAGGAATAGAAACTTTGGTAGTAAACAATGATACTATTCCTTCTAAGTATGCTTTTTTACAAAACAATATTGTTGTCCAGAAATTATCCAGTTTAACAGACGTGGAAAAAGAATCTATTGAAGTTTTAATTGTTTTGGATTCAGCTAATGAAATGAGACTAGGTTTCAATTATAGGGAAATTTTTAAAAACCTGGAGGCAGTATTTAACATTGATCATCATATTAGTAATAATAAATTTGGTGATATTAATTATGTTAAGCCAGTAGGTGCTACTGCTGAAATTGTTACGCGAATCTATCTCGCTTGTCAGCAAATTATTGATGTTGAGCCTGCGACAGCATTATATGCAGGGATTATGACTGATACGGGTAATTTAACCTATGAATCAACATCTTACCGTACTGTTAATCTTGTGAGTCGCCTTTATAAAATGGGGGCTCAAACAAATCTAGTCCGTAGGAATATTTACGAAAATGAAAGCATTAATAAATTAGAAGCTTTAAAGATAGTTTTGAATAACTTAAATGTCTCTAAAAGTGGTGAAATTGCTTATACTTTTTTAAGTAAAAAGGATATAGATTCTTTACAATTGATTTCAGGTGATGCTGAAGGCTATGTTGATTACCCTAGAAAACTAGATACCTGTGAAGTTGCTCTTTTTTTAAAAGAATTTGAAGAGGATGTTGTTAAGGTTTCTGTGAGAACTAAGGAAAAAATTGATGCCAATAAATTAGCTAGTTCTTTCGGTGGTGGTGGTCATTTTAGAGCAGCTGGTTTTAGAAAAAAAGGACCTATTTTAGAGGTTGCTGAATCTATTGTTGCTAAAATAGAGTTAGGGTTAAATCAGAATGAATGGGTTGATTAA
- the truB gene encoding tRNA pseudouridine(55) synthase TruB: MNGLINVFKEKDMTSHDVVAQLRKILGTKKIGHGGTLDPEVEGVLVIGVGKGTRILEYITNSGKGYEGELAFGYTSDTEDMTGILTKKPYAEALLNLKEIDLLFEKLSGQEIMQIPPMYSSVKIEGRKLYEYAREGKVIKREARPIFIETIERISDFYELETGIKMAFYAKVSKGTYIRTLCVTIGESIGIPTVMSSLKRVSVGTFKIENAFKLTDIKEKLEKNDISFLLPLKTGIENEMLLYEPSKAEAKNLYYGQTIENKEKFGDGRQIACLYEGSLYSICEIKENNMKVLKNLCGVKDGIF; encoded by the coding sequence ATGAATGGGTTGATTAATGTTTTTAAAGAGAAGGACATGACTTCTCATGATGTCGTAGCCCAGCTTAGAAAAATTCTCGGTACCAAAAAAATTGGTCATGGTGGCACTTTAGATCCAGAAGTTGAAGGTGTCTTAGTAATTGGCGTAGGAAAAGGGACTCGTATTTTAGAATATATTACAAATTCAGGTAAAGGCTATGAAGGTGAATTGGCTTTTGGATACACATCTGACACCGAAGATATGACAGGGATTCTCACAAAGAAACCCTATGCTGAAGCGCTTCTTAATTTAAAGGAAATAGATTTACTTTTTGAAAAATTATCTGGTCAGGAAATAATGCAGATTCCACCTATGTATTCAAGTGTTAAGATAGAGGGTCGAAAACTTTATGAGTATGCTAGAGAAGGCAAGGTTATTAAAAGAGAAGCGAGACCTATATTCATAGAAACTATAGAGAGAATAAGTGATTTTTATGAATTAGAAACAGGCATAAAAATGGCATTTTATGCAAAAGTTTCAAAAGGGACTTATATTAGGACACTCTGTGTTACTATTGGTGAGTCAATTGGGATACCAACAGTAATGAGCTCACTTAAAAGAGTATCAGTTGGGACTTTTAAAATAGAGAATGCTTTTAAGTTAACAGATATAAAAGAAAAATTAGAAAAAAATGATATCTCCTTTTTATTACCATTGAAAACTGGTATAGAAAATGAAATGTTACTTTATGAACCTTCTAAAGCAGAGGCAAAAAATCTATATTATGGACAAACAATTGAAAATAAAGAAAAATTTGGAGATGGACGACAGATTGCTTGTCTCTATGAGGGGAGTCTTTATTCTATTTGTGAAATAAAAGAAAATAATATGAAAGTACTTAAAAACTTATGCGGAGTTAAAGATGGAATTTTTTAA
- a CDS encoding bifunctional riboflavin kinase/FAD synthetase gives MEFFKRIEDVFFHKDIIAVLGNFDGCHKGHRELVKAALKRKEETGASILVITFDPHSKDLKGESIKRIQTLDEKLQCFEKLGVDGVSALAFTETFSKMNREDFLKNILIDKIGVTDIVVGHDYRFGYQGAGNVDFLEEKKTQLGYHLIVVPAFKIQGEVVSSSKIRTLIEAGEIVLSKDLLGYYPLVTGQVIHGSGVGKTLGFATANLLIDEVKIIPKVGVYGVIGHVSGKKVRGFCNVGYQPTFDRKKQLVVEVHFFDFNEDVYGEIICIHFIKRMRDEIKFNSVEELKAQLRKDQISIENELN, from the coding sequence ATGGAATTTTTTAAAAGAATAGAAGATGTTTTTTTTCATAAAGATATTATAGCTGTATTAGGTAATTTTGATGGCTGCCATAAAGGGCACCGGGAATTAGTTAAGGCAGCTTTAAAAAGAAAAGAAGAAACGGGAGCATCAATATTAGTTATTACCTTTGATCCTCATTCAAAAGATTTGAAGGGGGAATCCATAAAGAGAATCCAAACTTTAGATGAAAAGTTACAGTGTTTTGAAAAATTAGGTGTTGATGGTGTTTCAGCACTGGCTTTTACTGAGACTTTTTCTAAAATGAATAGAGAAGATTTTCTTAAAAATATTCTTATTGATAAGATAGGGGTAACCGATATTGTCGTAGGCCATGATTATCGTTTTGGTTATCAAGGAGCTGGTAACGTTGATTTTTTAGAAGAGAAAAAGACGCAGTTGGGCTATCATTTAATCGTGGTGCCAGCCTTTAAGATTCAAGGAGAAGTTGTAAGTTCTTCTAAAATAAGAACTTTAATTGAAGCAGGTGAAATTGTTTTAAGCAAGGATCTTTTAGGGTATTATCCCCTTGTTACAGGACAGGTTATTCATGGTTCTGGAGTGGGGAAAACATTGGGTTTTGCTACAGCTAATTTATTGATTGATGAGGTTAAAATAATTCCCAAGGTTGGCGTTTACGGTGTTATTGGTCACGTCTCTGGTAAAAAAGTTAGAGGGTTTTGTAATGTAGGCTATCAACCTACATTTGATAGAAAGAAACAGTTAGTAGTTGAAGTTCATTTTTTTGATTTTAATGAAGATGTTTATGGTGAAATTATTTGTATTCACTTCATTAAAAGAATGCGAGATGAAATTAAATTTAATTCTGTGGAAGAATTAAAGGCTCAATTGAGAAAAGACCAAATTTCAATTGAAAATGAGTTAAATTAG
- the rpsO gene encoding 30S ribosomal protein S15 → MKTKEEIVKEFRINEKDTGSPEVQIALLTERILHLTEHLKVHKKDFHTRRGLLKLVGQRRGFLKYLQKKDFERYRNIITKLNLRK, encoded by the coding sequence ATGAAAACAAAAGAAGAAATTGTAAAAGAGTTTCGTATTAATGAGAAAGATACTGGATCTCCAGAAGTTCAAATTGCTTTATTAACTGAAAGAATTTTACATCTAACAGAGCACTTAAAAGTACACAAGAAAGATTTCCACACAAGACGTGGACTTCTAAAGTTAGTTGGACAAAGAAGAGGATTTTTAAAGTATTTACAAAAGAAAGACTTTGAAAGATACCGTAATATTATTACAAAACTTAACTTAAGAAAGTAA
- a CDS encoding ABC transporter permease, producing MIKIINTLMSMPPVLMGLLVYMLLSRKGPLGSFRLLFTPTAMIIAQILLITPIIMALVYGYLEKHSDEIMKNAKAIGACSRATFFILVKESANQFFTFIGTGFARGIAEVGAVMMVVGNIQDKTRV from the coding sequence GTGATTAAAATTATTAACACTTTAATGAGTATGCCACCTGTTTTAATGGGATTGTTGGTTTATATGCTTTTATCGAGGAAAGGCCCTTTGGGAAGTTTCAGACTGCTGTTTACACCTACGGCAATGATTATTGCTCAAATACTACTAATTACGCCTATTATTATGGCTTTGGTTTATGGGTATTTAGAAAAACATAGTGATGAAATTATGAAGAATGCGAAAGCAATAGGGGCTTGTTCTAGAGCAACTTTTTTCATATTAGTTAAAGAAAGTGCCAACCAATTTTTTACGTTTATTGGAACTGGATTTGCCAGAGGCATTGCCGAAGTAGGAGCCGTTATGATGGTTGTTGGCAATATTCAAGATAAAACAAGAGTGTGA
- a CDS encoding ATP-binding cassette domain-containing protein: MKNLYLEKGVYAVLGLNGSGKSTLLNGLVNIVPFTKADIIYEDKSLEKKAIMLQQVYMFQGTVWDNLVVLPLKI, encoded by the coding sequence ATTAAAAATCTTTACTTAGAAAAAGGAGTTTATGCAGTCCTAGGACTAAATGGAAGTGGCAAAAGTACACTCCTTAATGGCTTAGTTAACATTGTTCCTTTTACTAAGGCGGATATTATATATGAAGATAAAAGCCTAGAGAAAAAAGCAATTATGTTGCAACAAGTATATATGTTTCAAGGGACTGTGTGGGATAATTTAGTAGTGTTGCCTTTAAAAATATAG